One part of the Marichromatium purpuratum 984 genome encodes these proteins:
- the dsrK gene encoding sulfate reduction electron transfer complex DsrMKJOP subunit DsrK: MAKATFDVPELTPYTEVPEVTPEAMAHSAPFVSKPEFQGPLGFPGELVEDWQTRAIDKMGELLGKYRSLRVYLDSCVKCGACTDKCHYFLGTQDPKNMPVGRQDLMRKVYRRYFTLGGRFFPKLVGAEDFTKEVLDDWYSYFHQCSQCRRCSVFCPYGIDTAEISMAAREIMDSIGVGQKYCNEIIGKVYKIGNNLGLPGPALVDTLEGLEEDVFDETGVKVRYPIDEEGAEILLVTPSADFFAEPHVDGLIGYGKVFHAAGVSWTLSSHASEAANFGMFIGSYDNMRRVAQRIREAAIALKVKRIVFGECGHAWRVAYSFLNTLAGPWDFLDPRYPVPQHICEFTHDLIEQGRLTFDKSENDDKVITFHDSCNVARASRMGEVPGGQFEIPRAIIRATCNHFYDMDEDTIRDRTFCCGGGGGLLTDDLIELRVKGAKPRLDALNNVMQEKGVTHMAAICAICKSQFTKVLPYYGMEMDQIVSLHQLVSNAIVLEGGEDDDEEDAPAAA, encoded by the coding sequence ATGGCCAAGGCAACATTCGACGTCCCCGAGCTGACCCCCTACACCGAGGTGCCTGAGGTTACCCCGGAGGCCATGGCCCACAGCGCGCCCTTTGTCTCCAAACCTGAGTTCCAGGGGCCGCTCGGCTTTCCCGGTGAGCTGGTCGAGGACTGGCAGACGCGGGCGATCGACAAGATGGGCGAGCTGCTCGGCAAGTATCGCTCGCTGCGTGTCTATCTCGACTCCTGCGTCAAGTGCGGGGCCTGTACCGACAAGTGTCACTACTTCCTCGGCACCCAGGACCCGAAGAACATGCCGGTGGGCCGCCAGGACCTGATGCGCAAGGTCTATCGCCGCTACTTCACCCTCGGCGGTCGCTTCTTCCCCAAGCTCGTCGGCGCCGAGGACTTCACCAAGGAGGTGCTCGACGACTGGTACAGCTACTTCCACCAGTGCTCGCAGTGTCGGCGCTGCTCGGTGTTCTGTCCCTATGGCATCGATACCGCCGAGATCTCGATGGCCGCGCGCGAGATCATGGACAGCATCGGGGTGGGGCAGAAGTACTGCAACGAGATCATCGGCAAGGTCTACAAGATCGGCAACAACCTCGGCCTGCCCGGCCCGGCGCTGGTCGACACCCTCGAGGGGCTCGAGGAGGACGTCTTCGACGAGACCGGCGTCAAGGTGCGCTACCCGATCGACGAGGAAGGCGCCGAGATCCTGCTGGTCACCCCCTCGGCCGACTTCTTCGCCGAGCCGCACGTCGACGGGCTGATCGGCTACGGCAAGGTCTTCCATGCCGCCGGGGTGTCCTGGACGCTGAGTTCGCACGCCTCCGAGGCGGCCAACTTCGGCATGTTCATCGGCTCCTACGACAACATGCGCCGGGTCGCCCAGCGCATTCGCGAGGCGGCCATCGCGCTCAAGGTCAAGCGCATCGTCTTCGGCGAGTGTGGCCACGCCTGGCGGGTGGCCTACAGCTTCCTCAACACCCTCGCCGGGCCCTGGGACTTCCTCGACCCGCGCTATCCGGTGCCGCAGCACATCTGCGAGTTCACCCACGACCTGATCGAGCAGGGGCGGCTGACCTTCGACAAGTCCGAGAACGACGACAAGGTCATCACCTTCCACGACAGCTGCAACGTCGCCCGCGCCTCGCGCATGGGCGAGGTCCCCGGCGGCCAGTTCGAGATCCCGCGCGCGATCATCCGCGCCACCTGCAATCACTTCTACGACATGGACGAAGACACCATCCGCGACCGCACCTTCTGTTGCGGCGGTGGCGGCGGGCTGCTCACCGACGACCTCATCGAGCTGCGGGTGAAGGGGGCCAAGCCCCGGCTCGATGCGCTCAACAACGTGATGCAGGAGAAGGGGGTGACGCACATGGCGGCGATCTGCGCCATCTGCAAGAGCCAGTTCACCAAGGTGCTGCCCTACTACGGCATGGAGATGGATCAGATCGTCAGTCTCCACCAGTTGGTCTCCAACGCGATCGTGCTGGAGGGCGGCGAGGACGACGACGAGGAGGACGCGCCCGCGGCGGCCTGA
- a CDS encoding respiratory nitrate reductase subunit gamma — protein sequence MAFLTHFYAVLFYVAAFVLISGLAVKVVRYVRTPAPLKIPTTPAPTSRSGVALRMTREVVLFESLFRGNKWTWIFGWIFHFGLFLVTLRHLRYFIEPVWAPIALVQPFGIYGGIAMVIGLIGLWARRFLVDRVRYISSTSDHLMLALLVLIGTSGLLMKFVFHTDVVAIKSFFLGLYALDPEPLPADPLLLLHLLLVALLMIVFPYSKLLHAPGLFFSPTRNQVDDPRERRHLAPWARELEQQAPAASSDPRG from the coding sequence ATGGCGTTCCTGACGCATTTCTACGCCGTCCTGTTCTATGTCGCCGCCTTCGTGCTGATCTCCGGCCTGGCCGTCAAGGTGGTGCGCTATGTCCGCACTCCGGCCCCGCTGAAGATCCCCACCACCCCGGCGCCGACCAGTCGCAGCGGCGTGGCGCTACGCATGACCCGCGAGGTGGTGCTGTTCGAGAGCCTGTTCCGCGGCAACAAGTGGACCTGGATCTTCGGTTGGATCTTCCACTTCGGGCTGTTCCTGGTCACCCTGCGTCATCTGCGCTATTTCATCGAGCCGGTGTGGGCGCCGATCGCCCTGGTCCAGCCCTTCGGCATCTATGGCGGGATCGCCATGGTCATCGGCCTGATCGGGTTGTGGGCACGCCGCTTCCTGGTCGATCGGGTGCGCTACATCTCCTCGACCTCCGATCATCTGATGCTCGCCCTGCTGGTGCTCATCGGCACGAGCGGACTGCTGATGAAGTTCGTCTTCCACACCGACGTGGTCGCCATCAAGAGCTTCTTCCTCGGTCTCTACGCCCTCGATCCCGAGCCGCTGCCGGCCGATCCGCTGCTGCTGCTGCACCTGCTGTTGGTGGCGTTGCTGATGATCGTCTTCCCCTACAGCAAGCTGCTCCATGCCCCGGGTCTGTTCTTCAGCCCGACGCGCAACCAGGTCGACGATCCGCGCGAGCGTCGCCACCTGGCGCCCTGGGCGCGCGAACTCGAGCAGCAGGCGCCTGCCGCGTCGTCCGATCCGCGAGGTTGA
- a CDS encoding TusE/DsrC/DsvC family sulfur relay protein, translating to MSDTIEVDGKQLAVDEEGYLADLNDWVPAVADVMAKQDNLELSEEHWDIINFLREYYEEYQIAPAVRVLTKAVGKKLGKEKGNSKYLYSLFPYGPAKQACRFAGLPKPTGCV from the coding sequence ATGTCCGACACCATCGAAGTTGACGGCAAACAACTGGCCGTGGACGAGGAGGGCTATCTGGCCGACCTCAACGACTGGGTGCCCGCGGTGGCCGACGTGATGGCCAAGCAGGACAACCTGGAATTGAGCGAGGAGCACTGGGACATCATCAATTTCCTGCGCGAGTACTACGAGGAGTATCAGATCGCTCCCGCGGTGCGCGTGCTGACCAAGGCGGTGGGTAAGAAGCTCGGCAAGGAGAAGGGCAACAGCAAGTATCTCTACAGCCTCTTCCCCTACGGGCCGGCCAAGCAGGCCTGCCGCTTCGCCGGGCTGCCCAAGCCGACCGGCTGCGTCTGA
- the tusB gene encoding sulfurtransferase complex subunit TusB, translated as MSILHTVNKSPFERNSLESCVQFASDGAAVLLFEDGVYAALAGTGAESRVREALGRLRLYVLGPDLKARGLSEDRIIEGIGVVDYAGFVDLAAEHDKVQAWL; from the coding sequence ATGAGCATCCTGCATACCGTCAACAAGTCACCGTTCGAGCGTAATTCGCTAGAATCCTGTGTGCAATTCGCCAGCGATGGCGCGGCCGTCCTGCTGTTCGAGGACGGCGTCTACGCGGCCCTCGCCGGGACCGGCGCGGAGTCACGGGTTCGCGAGGCACTCGGCAGACTCAGGCTCTACGTGCTCGGGCCCGACCTCAAGGCGCGCGGATTGTCCGAGGATCGCATCATCGAGGGAATCGGCGTCGTGGACTACGCCGGCTTCGTGGATCTCGCCGCGGAGCACGACAAGGTCCAGGCCTGGTTGTAA
- the tusC gene encoding sulfurtransferase complex subunit TusC yields the protein MSETVKQFLYLNRKAPYGTIYAWEALEVVLIGAAFDQDVGVMFVDDGVYQLVKGQDPREIGMKNFSPTFRTLGDYEVGRIYVDGASLAARGLTAEDLVEIAWEDPDTEEEIDNIVEVVDRTRARALMDEADVVFSF from the coding sequence ATGTCTGAAACCGTGAAACAGTTTCTCTATCTCAACCGCAAGGCCCCCTACGGCACCATCTACGCTTGGGAGGCGCTCGAGGTGGTGTTGATCGGTGCCGCCTTCGACCAGGACGTCGGGGTGATGTTCGTCGACGACGGGGTCTATCAGCTGGTCAAGGGGCAGGATCCTCGCGAGATCGGCATGAAGAACTTCTCGCCCACCTTCCGCACCCTCGGCGACTACGAGGTCGGGCGCATCTATGTCGACGGCGCCTCGCTCGCCGCGCGTGGGCTCACCGCCGAGGATCTGGTCGAGATCGCCTGGGAGGATCCGGACACCGAGGAGGAGATCGACAACATCGTCGAGGTGGTCGATCGTACCCGGGCGCGGGCGCTGATGGACGAGGCCGATGTGGTCTTCAGCTTCTGA
- the tusD gene encoding sulfurtransferase complex subunit TusD, with translation MKFALQINEGPYQHQAADSAYHFARAALEKGHEIFRVFFYHDGVNNATRLTTPPQDDRHVVNRWAELAEQHDLDLVVCVAAAQRRGIVDEGEAKRNGKDATNIHPRFRISGLGQLVEAAIAADRLVVFGD, from the coding sequence ATGAAGTTCGCTCTACAGATCAACGAAGGACCCTATCAGCACCAGGCCGCCGACTCGGCCTATCACTTCGCCCGGGCGGCGCTGGAGAAGGGGCACGAGATCTTCCGCGTGTTCTTCTATCACGACGGGGTCAACAACGCGACACGCCTGACCACCCCGCCGCAGGACGATCGCCATGTCGTCAACCGCTGGGCCGAACTCGCCGAGCAGCACGACCTCGATCTGGTGGTGTGCGTGGCCGCAGCGCAGCGTCGCGGCATCGTCGACGAGGGCGAGGCCAAGCGCAACGGCAAGGATGCCACCAACATCCACCCCAGGTTCCGCATCTCGGGGCTCGGGCAGCTGGTCGAGGCGGCGATCGCCGCCGACCGGCTGGTGGTCTTCGGCGACTAG
- the dsrB gene encoding dissimilatory-type sulfite reductase subunit beta — MADMREPIESGCPDPWQYMHPVMRKNFGQWKYHEHPRPGVLLHVAYNGDRVWTVKAGTQRILDVFTLRKLCDIGDTFAEGHVHFTLRSNIEYLVTDESKVTPLIEALEDAGFIVGGTQNSVTMISHTQGWLHCDIPGTDASGVVKAMMDELVEEFRNTNMPNRVHITTSCCQINCGGQGDIAINVQHTKPPKINHDLVANVCERPSVVARCPVAAIRPAMVNGKPSLEVDERKCICCGACYPPCPPMQINDAEHTKLAIWVGGSHSNARSKPSFQKLVAAGIPNNPPRWPEATAIVKRILKAYKEGARDWERINEWIERIGWPRFFEEVELPFTKYHIDTWRGSRASFNSSSYIRF; from the coding sequence ATGGCCGACATGCGCGAGCCGATCGAATCCGGATGCCCGGATCCCTGGCAGTACATGCATCCGGTGATGCGCAAGAACTTCGGGCAGTGGAAGTACCACGAGCACCCGCGTCCCGGCGTGCTGCTGCACGTGGCCTACAACGGTGATCGGGTGTGGACGGTCAAGGCCGGCACCCAGCGCATCCTCGACGTCTTCACCCTGCGCAAGCTGTGCGACATCGGCGACACCTTCGCCGAGGGTCATGTGCACTTCACCCTGCGCTCGAACATCGAGTACCTGGTCACCGACGAGTCCAAGGTCACGCCGCTGATCGAGGCCCTGGAGGACGCCGGCTTCATCGTCGGCGGCACCCAGAACTCGGTGACCATGATCTCCCACACCCAGGGCTGGCTGCACTGCGACATCCCCGGTACCGACGCCTCGGGCGTGGTCAAGGCGATGATGGACGAGCTGGTCGAGGAGTTCCGCAACACCAACATGCCCAACCGGGTGCACATCACCACCTCTTGCTGCCAGATCAACTGCGGCGGTCAGGGCGATATCGCGATCAACGTCCAGCACACCAAGCCGCCGAAGATCAATCACGACCTGGTGGCCAACGTCTGCGAGCGCCCCTCGGTGGTGGCCCGCTGTCCGGTGGCGGCGATCCGCCCGGCGATGGTCAACGGCAAGCCCTCGCTGGAGGTCGACGAGCGCAAGTGCATTTGCTGCGGCGCCTGCTATCCGCCCTGTCCGCCGATGCAGATCAACGACGCCGAGCACACCAAGCTCGCCATCTGGGTCGGCGGCAGTCACTCCAACGCGCGCAGCAAGCCGAGCTTCCAGAAGCTGGTCGCCGCCGGCATCCCCAACAATCCGCCGCGTTGGCCCGAGGCGACGGCCATCGTCAAGCGTATCCTCAAGGCCTACAAGGAGGGCGCGCGCGACTGGGAGCGGATCAACGAGTGGATCGAGCGCATCGGTTGGCCGCGCTTCTTCGAGGAGGTCGAGCTACCCTTCACCAAGTATCACATCGATACCTGGCGCGGCTCGCGGGCGAGCTTCAACAGCTCTTCCTACATCCGTTTCTGA
- the dsrA gene encoding dissimilatory-type sulfite reductase subunit alpha has translation MSIDKHTTPMLDQLESGPWPSFISGIKRLRDQHPDNRINAMANDLLGQLEHSYETRKGYWKGGTVSVYGYGGGIIPRFSEVGKAFPSSKEFHTLRVQPPAGNHYSTAMLRQLADSWEKWGSGLVTFHGQTGNIMFIGSSTENTQHFFDEINDYGWDLGGAGPCVRTAMSCIGAARCEMSCTNELKAHRLLVNNFTDDVHRPALPYKFKFKISGCANDCQNAIERSDFAVIGTWRDDMKVDQDEVRRYVAEKGRQYYIDNVITRCPTQALSLNDDDTLAVDNRDCVRCMHCLNVMPKALHPGDDRGVTILVGGKRTLKIGDLMGTVIVPFKKLDTEEDYESLVELAETIIDFWAENGLEHERCGEMIERIGLANFLEGIGIEPDPNMLNHPRQSSYVRMDGWDQAAEAWFERQTEAAG, from the coding sequence ATGTCCATCGATAAGCACACCACCCCGATGCTCGATCAGCTCGAGAGCGGGCCCTGGCCGAGCTTCATCTCCGGGATCAAGCGGTTGCGCGATCAGCACCCGGACAATCGCATCAACGCCATGGCCAACGACCTGCTCGGTCAGCTCGAGCACTCCTACGAGACCCGCAAGGGGTACTGGAAGGGCGGCACCGTCTCGGTCTACGGCTATGGCGGCGGCATCATTCCGCGCTTCTCCGAGGTCGGCAAGGCGTTCCCCAGCTCCAAGGAATTCCATACCCTGCGGGTGCAACCGCCGGCGGGCAACCATTACTCCACCGCGATGCTGCGCCAGCTCGCCGACAGCTGGGAGAAGTGGGGCTCGGGGCTGGTCACCTTCCACGGTCAGACCGGCAACATCATGTTCATCGGTTCGAGCACCGAGAACACCCAACACTTCTTCGACGAGATCAACGACTACGGCTGGGATCTCGGCGGCGCCGGTCCCTGTGTGCGCACCGCGATGTCCTGCATCGGCGCGGCGCGCTGCGAGATGTCCTGCACCAACGAACTCAAGGCGCACCGGCTGCTGGTCAACAACTTCACCGACGACGTGCATCGTCCGGCCTTGCCCTACAAGTTCAAGTTCAAGATCTCGGGCTGCGCCAACGACTGTCAGAACGCCATCGAGCGCTCCGACTTCGCGGTGATCGGCACCTGGCGCGACGACATGAAGGTCGACCAGGACGAGGTCCGTCGTTATGTCGCCGAGAAGGGCCGGCAGTACTACATCGACAACGTCATCACCCGCTGTCCGACCCAGGCGCTCTCGCTCAACGACGACGACACCCTCGCCGTCGACAACCGCGACTGCGTGCGCTGCATGCACTGTCTCAACGTCATGCCCAAGGCGCTGCACCCCGGCGATGATCGCGGCGTGACCATCCTCGTCGGCGGCAAGCGCACCCTCAAGATCGGTGACCTGATGGGCACCGTGATCGTGCCCTTCAAGAAGCTCGACACCGAGGAGGACTACGAGTCGCTGGTCGAGCTGGCCGAGACCATCATCGACTTCTGGGCCGAGAACGGGCTCGAGCACGAGCGCTGCGGCGAGATGATCGAGCGCATCGGTCTGGCCAACTTCCTTGAGGGCATCGGCATCGAGCCCGATCCCAACATGCTCAATCATCCGCGTCAGAGCTCCTATGTGCGCATGGACGGCTGGGATCAGGCCGCCGAGGCCTGGTTCGAGCGTCAGACCGAGGCGGCGGGCTGA